In Phyllobacterium zundukense, the following are encoded in one genomic region:
- the hemA gene encoding 5-aminolevulinate synthase has translation MSDSRWHSREAGLPGYDRFFADAIAQLQEERRYRVFADLERIAGRFPYAVWHSPQGPKDVVIWCSNDYLGMGQHPKVVAAMVEAATRMGTGAGGTRNIAGTNHPLVELEGELADLHGKEAALVFTSGYVSNQTGISTIARLVPDCLILSDALNHNSMIEGIRQSGMEKCIFRHNDADHLEELLKTADPDRPKLIVFESLYSMGGDIAPINRICDIADRYGAMTYLDEVHAVGMYGPRGAGLAARDGAMNRIDVIEGTLAKAFGCLGGYITASAVLIDAVRSYAPGFIFTTALPPAICAAATAAIRHLKTSEEERKRQQDRARRVRAVLGAAGLPVMLSDTHIIPVAVGDPTQCKAASDLLLSEYGIYIQPINYPTVAKGTERLRITPTPCHEDIMIDRLAAALVDVWNRLGLPRDNLAYVAE, from the coding sequence ATGAGCGATAGCCGATGGCACTCCCGGGAGGCCGGCCTCCCGGGTTATGATAGGTTCTTCGCCGACGCCATCGCGCAGCTGCAGGAGGAGCGGCGCTACCGGGTCTTCGCGGACCTCGAGCGGATCGCAGGCCGCTTTCCCTACGCCGTGTGGCACTCCCCGCAAGGACCGAAGGACGTCGTCATCTGGTGCTCCAACGACTATCTTGGGATGGGACAGCACCCGAAAGTCGTCGCGGCCATGGTCGAAGCGGCGACCCGGATGGGGACCGGGGCCGGCGGTACGCGCAACATTGCCGGCACCAATCATCCGCTGGTCGAACTCGAGGGAGAGCTTGCCGATCTCCACGGCAAGGAGGCGGCGCTGGTCTTCACGTCCGGCTATGTTTCGAACCAGACCGGCATCTCGACCATCGCCAGGCTGGTCCCCGATTGTTTGATCCTGTCCGATGCTCTCAACCACAATTCGATGATCGAGGGCATCCGCCAGTCCGGCATGGAGAAATGCATCTTCCGCCACAACGATGCCGATCATCTTGAGGAATTGTTGAAGACGGCGGATCCGGATCGGCCGAAACTCATCGTCTTCGAAAGTCTCTATTCGATGGGCGGCGACATTGCGCCAATCAATCGCATTTGCGATATTGCCGACCGTTACGGCGCCATGACCTATCTCGACGAGGTCCATGCGGTGGGCATGTACGGCCCTCGGGGCGCCGGACTGGCCGCGCGCGACGGCGCCATGAACCGGATTGACGTGATTGAAGGCACGCTCGCCAAGGCCTTCGGCTGCCTCGGCGGCTATATCACAGCAAGCGCTGTGCTGATCGATGCGGTCCGTTCCTATGCTCCGGGTTTCATCTTCACGACCGCATTGCCACCGGCGATCTGCGCCGCCGCCACGGCGGCGATCCGGCATCTGAAAACCTCTGAGGAGGAGCGCAAGCGCCAGCAGGATCGCGCCCGACGAGTTAGGGCGGTGCTGGGCGCGGCGGGCCTGCCGGTCATGCTCAGCGACACCCATATCATTCCGGTGGCGGTCGGCGATCCGACGCAGTGCAAGGCGGCAAGCGACCTTCTGCTGAGCGAGTACGGTATCTATATCCAGCCGATCAATTATCCGACCGTGGCGAAGGGAACCGAGCGGCTGCGCATCACGCCGACACCCTGCCATGAGGACATCATGATCGATCGGCTTGCCGCGGCTCTGGTCGATGTCTGGAATCGGCTCGGGCTGCCACGCGACAATCTCGCTTACGTGGCCGAATGA
- a CDS encoding SCO family protein: protein MKRRYGLLRPWAHCPHALFCLIVAAALSVFQPPAWAGTAPVTVGGPFTLTAPDGTTVTDATYRGKWLLVFFGYTSCPDICPTTLYEIDAALEELGPDAARLQPIFITVDPERDTPEVMGKYTGAFDPRIIGLTGSPQQIAAVAREYGAYSARHKTGAGVEDYTVDHSTYIYIMDIQGKFVRGLDSDTPAGRIADTLRKIMAQSDE, encoded by the coding sequence ATGAAGCGACGGTATGGACTCCTCCGCCCCTGGGCTCATTGTCCCCATGCCCTCTTCTGCCTCATAGTTGCCGCGGCCTTGTCGGTTTTCCAACCGCCGGCGTGGGCTGGCACGGCGCCTGTGACGGTCGGCGGCCCATTCACGCTCACGGCGCCGGACGGAACGACCGTCACCGATGCGACGTATCGCGGCAAATGGCTGCTGGTTTTCTTCGGCTATACTTCTTGTCCCGACATCTGTCCGACGACACTGTACGAAATTGACGCGGCGCTTGAGGAACTTGGCCCCGACGCCGCAAGACTACAACCGATCTTCATCACCGTCGATCCTGAACGCGACACGCCCGAAGTGATGGGCAAATACACCGGGGCGTTCGATCCACGGATCATCGGACTCACCGGCAGCCCGCAGCAGATCGCCGCGGTTGCGCGGGAATATGGCGCCTACAGCGCGCGCCACAAAACGGGAGCCGGCGTTGAAGATTACACCGTCGACCACAGTACTTACATTTACATCATGGATATTCAGGGCAAATTCGTGCGAGGCTTGGATTCCGACACGCCGGCTGGTCGCATTGCCGACACGCTGCGCAAAATCATGGCGCAGTCCGATGAATGA
- a CDS encoding carboxypeptidase regulatory-like domain-containing protein → MKTINWISGLAVIVFAATMSAPAQAYEVSPVTGGGTIEGTIVYRGDVPTTKIIPTKDVEVCGAPREDPLIRVGTDQAVESAVVYLVEVAKGKAWAEPGKPPELNNIKCRFDPQVQVIPAGSLVVVNSDPMLHNTHGYYGKRTAFNLALPNQGQRIPVELNRAGAVRIDCDAHGWMEGWVYVVDNPYYAITGADGKFSIPDVPPGNYTLVAIHPLTGPIEQPVTVAESQPTSLTIELKK, encoded by the coding sequence ATGAAGACGATCAATTGGATCAGCGGGCTCGCGGTGATCGTTTTCGCTGCAACGATGTCTGCGCCTGCGCAAGCCTACGAAGTGAGTCCGGTCACAGGAGGCGGAACGATCGAGGGTACGATCGTCTACCGCGGCGATGTACCGACAACAAAGATCATCCCCACCAAGGATGTCGAAGTGTGCGGAGCACCCCGCGAAGACCCACTGATCCGGGTCGGCACCGATCAAGCCGTTGAGAGTGCAGTCGTGTATTTGGTCGAGGTGGCCAAGGGAAAGGCCTGGGCAGAGCCCGGCAAGCCGCCTGAGCTTAACAACATCAAATGCCGCTTCGACCCTCAGGTTCAGGTGATACCGGCCGGTTCGCTGGTGGTTGTCAACAGCGATCCAATGCTCCACAACACCCACGGATATTATGGCAAGCGCACTGCCTTCAACCTGGCGCTGCCCAACCAGGGACAGCGCATACCCGTCGAATTGAATCGTGCCGGCGCTGTCCGCATCGACTGCGACGCGCATGGGTGGATGGAAGGCTGGGTCTATGTGGTGGACAATCCTTACTACGCGATCACCGGCGCCGATGGCAAGTTCAGTATCCCCGATGTACCGCCCGGCAATTACACGCTCGTGGCGATCCACCCCCTGACCGGACCCATCGAGCAGCCCGTAACGGTAGCGGAAAGTCAGCCCACCAGTCTGACAATTGAACTGAAAAAATAA